From Flavipsychrobacter sp., a single genomic window includes:
- a CDS encoding OmpA family protein yields the protein MRFKIAISIIFFLPLFALAQKKQDTISVYFDLAAPQLDAKQEQYLDSLAYHTILDINERYGIVGYADYVGDEASNIALSEKRANNVRSHLASLGIQDDKIEIVIGKGEISRTILNGNLGYRKDRRVDIIIGGFPSTPPTTPIAAKKKDTIITQPIKVVDKTVKPKPTITTAKKNETITLDNILFYPGSHIVRHESYPQMEELLMAMKSNPNLKIQIEGHICCHIDDQIKDGYDYDAKEYHLSRNRARFIYDYLLRNSISKKRMTYKGFGSTKPLHNPENTEEEKNENRRVEIRILDK from the coding sequence ATGCGTTTTAAAATTGCCATATCTATTATTTTTTTTCTGCCTTTATTTGCCCTTGCACAAAAAAAGCAAGATACAATTAGTGTTTATTTTGACCTTGCAGCACCACAGCTAGATGCCAAACAAGAGCAGTATTTAGACTCTCTGGCGTATCATACTATATTGGACATCAATGAACGTTATGGAATTGTAGGCTATGCAGATTATGTTGGAGATGAAGCTAGTAACATCGCCCTATCAGAAAAAAGAGCTAACAATGTTCGTAGTCATCTAGCTAGCCTAGGCATACAAGATGATAAAATAGAAATAGTTATTGGTAAGGGAGAAATTAGTCGTACCATCCTTAATGGGAACCTAGGTTACAGAAAAGATAGACGTGTAGATATCATTATAGGAGGCTTCCCTTCTACTCCTCCAACAACTCCAATAGCTGCTAAAAAGAAAGACACCATTATAACACAGCCCATTAAGGTTGTGGACAAAACAGTGAAACCTAAGCCTACGATTACTACTGCTAAGAAAAACGAAACAATAACACTTGACAATATTTTGTTTTACCCGGGCAGTCATATTGTGAGGCACGAGTCTTACCCACAAATGGAAGAGTTATTAATGGCTATGAAGTCTAACCCTAACCTTAAGATTCAAATTGAAGGTCATATTTGCTGTCATATAGACGACCAAATAAAAGATGGTTATGATTATGACGCTAAAGAGTATCACTTATCTCGTAACAGAGCACGCTTTATTTATGACTATCTATTAAGAAACAGTATTAGCAAAAAAAGGATGACATACAAAGGCTTTGGCAGTACAAAACCACTACACAATCCCGAAAATACTGAGGAGGAGAAAAATGAGAATCGACGGGTGGAAATAAGAATTTTAGATAAATAA
- a CDS encoding SRPBCC family protein produces MIDIKKHSGIYTLTSEQQLPISIEEAWNFFSSPKNLAEITPKNMGFVITSELPPKAYTGQIITYKIGILFSIKTSWVTEITHVEHLSHFIDEQRFGPYSMWHHEHFFTSLPNGNTLMKDKVSYKIPLGILGHLAHVIFVKKQLLNIFKYRFDTLNKKFG; encoded by the coding sequence ATGATTGACATAAAAAAACACTCTGGCATCTATACATTAACTAGTGAACAGCAACTACCTATCTCTATTGAAGAGGCTTGGAACTTCTTCAGCTCACCTAAAAACTTAGCAGAAATCACACCAAAGAATATGGGTTTTGTTATCACATCAGAATTACCACCAAAAGCATATACAGGTCAGATAATCACCTATAAAATTGGCATACTATTCAGTATAAAAACTTCTTGGGTTACCGAGATCACCCATGTAGAACATCTTTCTCACTTCATTGACGAACAACGTTTTGGACCGTACAGCATGTGGCATCATGAACATTTTTTCACCTCATTACCTAATGGGAATACACTAATGAAAGACAAAGTGAGTTACAAAATTCCTTTAGGAATATTGGGGCATCTGGCACATGTCATATTCGTAAAAAAACAGTTATTAAACATCTTCAAATACCGCTTTGACACTTTAAACAAGAAGTTTGGCTAG
- a CDS encoding helix-turn-helix domain-containing protein yields MPEFMYKGKLYYNPVEFAMDRIGGTWKMPILWRLKDRIMRYSELKKDIPHITHKMLTSQLRQLEEEGFIHREAYPVIPPKVEYSITQRGKRAIKIIDTIRNYGLELMEEFGVNDEK; encoded by the coding sequence ATGCCAGAATTTATGTATAAAGGTAAACTATACTATAACCCAGTAGAGTTTGCCATGGATAGGATAGGCGGGACATGGAAAATGCCGATTTTATGGAGGCTGAAAGATAGAATAATGCGTTACAGTGAGCTAAAAAAAGATATACCACATATAACTCATAAAATGCTTACTTCTCAGTTGCGACAATTGGAAGAAGAAGGTTTTATACACAGAGAAGCATATCCTGTGATTCCTCCCAAAGTAGAGTACTCTATTACTCAAAGGGGTAAAAGAGCTATCAAGATAATAGACACCATTAGAAATTATGGACTTGAGCTTATGGAAGAGTTTGGAGTTAATGATGAAAAATAA
- a CDS encoding formate--tetrahydrofolate ligase, with translation MLSDIEISRAAKLKPIYEIAEKLGIKPDDIIPYGRTKAKVPLSYLNEEKIKNNNLILVTAITPNKAGVGKTVTSVATSLGLNYIGKNAAVALREPSLGPCFGMKGGAAGGGYSQVLPMEDINLHFTGDMHAITCANNMISALLDNYQHQNRNTADALDTIVWRRVLDVNDRALRSVITGVGGNSNGVTTEAGFDITPASEIMALFCLANNVDDLQERIEKVILGYKRDKTPFTVKDLGVAEAIVVLLREAILPNLVQTTENTPAFIHGGPFANIAHGCNSILATKMALSCNDYVVTESGFGSDLGAEKFLDIKCRVSGLRPKATIIVCTTSALKLHGGVHADDIKKPNLDALIAGLPNLQRHIENMKNFGQSVLVSFNKFHFDTDEEINYITKWCEEQGVAFAINNGFTEGGKGAAAVAEKIVDIIENNPSKDINFTYDDNDGIRTKIEKVATKIYRAGSVSFGAGTLTKIKRLEEQGFGNLPICIAKTQYSFSDNPKLINAPEGFDFTIRDIIINAGAGFIVAVAGDIMRMPGLPANPQANHIKLVDGEIEGLS, from the coding sequence ATGCTTTCAGACATCGAAATATCAAGAGCAGCCAAACTAAAACCTATTTACGAGATAGCAGAAAAGCTTGGTATTAAACCTGATGATATAATTCCATATGGTAGAACAAAGGCTAAAGTGCCGTTGAGCTACTTAAATGAGGAAAAAATAAAGAATAACAACCTTATTCTAGTAACAGCTATTACGCCCAACAAAGCAGGTGTAGGTAAAACCGTAACCAGCGTAGCAACTTCATTAGGATTGAATTATATAGGTAAAAATGCGGCGGTGGCATTACGAGAGCCAAGCTTAGGCCCTTGTTTCGGGATGAAAGGAGGTGCAGCTGGCGGTGGTTATTCACAGGTATTACCGATGGAAGACATCAACCTACACTTTACCGGGGATATGCATGCTATTACCTGTGCTAATAATATGATATCTGCATTATTGGACAATTATCAGCATCAAAATAGAAATACTGCGGATGCATTAGATACTATAGTATGGAGACGTGTACTTGACGTAAATGACAGAGCATTACGTAGTGTTATTACAGGTGTGGGAGGAAATTCAAACGGAGTAACTACTGAAGCTGGCTTTGATATTACTCCTGCTTCAGAAATTATGGCTTTGTTCTGTCTAGCAAATAATGTTGATGATTTACAAGAAAGGATAGAGAAAGTAATCTTAGGTTATAAAAGAGATAAAACACCATTTACAGTAAAAGACCTAGGAGTAGCAGAAGCTATTGTAGTACTACTTAGAGAAGCTATACTGCCTAACTTGGTGCAAACAACGGAAAACACACCTGCTTTTATACATGGAGGCCCTTTTGCCAATATCGCACATGGTTGTAATTCTATCCTTGCTACTAAAATGGCATTGAGTTGCAACGACTATGTGGTTACAGAATCTGGTTTTGGTAGCGACTTGGGTGCTGAAAAGTTCTTAGATATTAAGTGTCGTGTATCAGGCCTTAGACCTAAAGCAACGATAATTGTGTGTACTACTTCAGCGCTCAAGTTACATGGTGGCGTTCATGCTGATGATATTAAGAAGCCAAACCTAGATGCATTAATTGCCGGCTTACCTAACCTACAGCGCCATATCGAAAACATGAAGAATTTCGGACAAAGTGTTTTAGTATCATTCAATAAATTCCATTTCGATACTGATGAAGAGATCAACTACATTACTAAATGGTGTGAAGAACAAGGGGTAGCTTTTGCTATTAATAATGGCTTTACAGAAGGTGGTAAAGGAGCTGCCGCAGTAGCAGAAAAAATAGTTGATATCATTGAAAACAACCCTTCTAAAGATATCAACTTCACTTATGATGACAATGATGGTATCCGTACCAAAATAGAGAAAGTGGCTACTAAAATCTATAGAGCTGGTAGCGTGAGTTTTGGAGCAGGCACACTAACTAAAATTAAACGCCTTGAAGAACAAGGGTTCGGAAACTTGCCAATATGTATTGCCAAGACACAATACTCTTTTAGTGACAATCCAAAACTAATCAATGCTCCTGAAGGCTTCGATTTCACAATACGTGATATTATTATTAATGCAGGTGCAGGCTTTATAGTAGCAGTTGCTGGTGATATTATGCGTATGCCAGGACTTCCTGCCAATCCACAAGCTAATCACATAAAATTAGTTGATGGTGAGATAGAAGGATTAAGTTAA
- a CDS encoding type 1 glutamine amidotransferase domain-containing protein, which produces MKKITIALLLLTMTIACKTNSQTTKKDSNVKEVKNYIHQHGASPKGKILMVASSPTTSEQTGWPIGFWAAELTHPLYVFQEAGYEVELVSTEGGKLMMDTYSNPTDESGYSAHDIITLGYMQQDWFNNMLSNTQSIDKVDVNQYDAIFLVGGQGPMYTFKNNKTLEKLFVSFYEKNKPSAAVCHSTTLLLGAKKSNGDLLVEGKTWTGFANTEEDYADKAVGMKIQPYRIETEAKKITNTTFKVSDAFSSYAIADGHLITGQQQNSGADAAKLVIEQLLNSN; this is translated from the coding sequence ATGAAAAAAATAACTATTGCGCTACTGTTGTTAACAATGACAATAGCATGTAAAACAAATTCTCAGACTACAAAAAAGGATAGTAACGTGAAAGAAGTTAAAAATTACATACACCAACATGGTGCCTCACCTAAAGGCAAAATACTGATGGTTGCCAGTAGTCCTACTACATCAGAGCAGACCGGTTGGCCGATAGGCTTTTGGGCTGCTGAACTAACACACCCATTATACGTATTTCAAGAAGCTGGTTATGAAGTAGAATTAGTTTCAACAGAAGGAGGAAAGCTTATGATGGATACATACTCCAATCCTACAGATGAGAGTGGATATTCGGCACACGATATTATTACACTAGGGTACATGCAGCAAGACTGGTTTAATAATATGCTTTCCAACACTCAAAGTATTGACAAAGTAGATGTGAATCAATATGATGCCATATTCCTTGTTGGCGGCCAAGGGCCCATGTATACTTTCAAAAACAATAAAACGCTGGAAAAGTTATTTGTAAGCTTTTACGAAAAGAACAAACCTAGCGCTGCTGTTTGTCATTCTACAACATTATTACTTGGCGCTAAAAAAAGTAACGGTGATTTACTTGTAGAAGGTAAAACATGGACTGGATTTGCCAATACTGAAGAAGACTATGCTGATAAAGCTGTTGGAATGAAAATACAGCCGTATAGAATAGAGACAGAAGCAAAAAAAATAACTAATACAACTTTTAAAGTCTCCGACGCCTTCTCTTCTTACGCCATTGCCGATGGACACTTAATAACTGGACAACAACAAAACTCCGGTGCCGATGCAGCAAAACTTGTAATAGAGCAGTTATTAAATAGCAACTAA
- the clpB gene encoding ATP-dependent chaperone ClpB, translated as MNLNNFTIKAQEIIQQAQQVAYNNQSPNIEVAHLLKALLDDKDGPIGYLLKKNGMNTAIVEGKLNEQIEKLPTTSNEAAQSVSRDLNNVILKASTVLKEFGDEFVTQEHLLISILKTKSDVSKLLKDAGLTEKGLTAAIKELRKGSKVNSQTASQEYNALDKYAKNLNELAREGKLDPVIGRDEEIRRTLHILSRRSKNNPILVGEPGVGKTAIVEGLAHRVINGDVPDNLKSKIIYALDMGSLMAGAKYRGEFEERLKAVIKEVTESSGEIIMFIDEIHTLVGAGAMEGAMDAANILKPALARGELRAIGATTLNEYQKYFEKDKALERRFQKVFVDEPSNEDAISILRGLKDRYENHHKVRIKDEAIIAAVELSTRYITDRFLPDKAIDLIDESAAKLKLELNSMPEELDELERKIRQLEIEREAIKRENDETKLKSLNQDISLLNVQRDTLKAKWLEEKEIVDQINRSKNVIEESKLLAEQAEREGDYGKVAEIRYGKIQEEEATIEKLSAQLNNLDSEHKRLLKEEVDAEDIAENVSKATGIPVQRMLQSERSKLLNLEAELHKRVVGQDEAIEAVADAIRRGRAGLQDPRRPIGSFIFLGTTGVGKTELAKALAEILFDDESMMTRIDMSEYQEKHSVSRLVGAPPGYVGYDEGGQLTEAVRRKPYSVVLLDEIEKAHPDTFNVLLQVLDDGRLTDNKGRTVNFKNTIIIMTSNMGSHIIQENFAELEGKDIDTVVDATREQVMDVLKQSVRPEFLNRVDDVIMFRPLMRKEISGIIRIQLQNLQKQLEGQGILLEFTDYAVDYLSQKGFDPQYGARPLKRVIQKDIINMLSKKIIGGEIDKDKKVVVDVFDGVVVIRNNGHEVEA; from the coding sequence ATGAACTTAAACAATTTTACAATTAAGGCGCAGGAGATTATCCAGCAGGCACAACAAGTGGCTTACAATAATCAAAGCCCTAATATAGAAGTGGCTCACTTATTAAAAGCACTACTTGATGATAAAGATGGTCCTATAGGTTATCTGCTAAAGAAGAATGGTATGAATACTGCCATTGTAGAAGGTAAGCTTAATGAGCAGATTGAAAAATTACCTACGACCAGTAATGAAGCAGCACAAAGTGTAAGTCGTGATTTGAATAATGTAATACTAAAAGCAAGTACAGTTTTAAAAGAGTTTGGAGATGAATTTGTCACTCAAGAGCATTTGCTAATTAGTATACTTAAGACAAAGTCGGACGTTTCTAAATTATTAAAAGATGCCGGCTTAACAGAGAAAGGCTTGACTGCTGCAATTAAGGAATTAAGAAAAGGAAGTAAAGTAAACTCACAAACAGCTAGTCAAGAATACAATGCATTAGATAAATATGCGAAGAACCTTAACGAACTGGCACGTGAAGGAAAATTAGATCCTGTAATAGGTCGTGATGAAGAGATACGTAGAACTTTACATATTCTTTCACGTCGTAGCAAGAATAATCCAATATTAGTAGGTGAGCCTGGTGTAGGTAAAACAGCTATTGTGGAAGGGCTGGCGCATCGTGTGATCAATGGGGATGTGCCTGATAACTTAAAGTCTAAAATTATCTATGCACTAGATATGGGTAGCCTCATGGCTGGTGCAAAATATCGTGGTGAATTTGAAGAAAGGTTGAAGGCTGTAATAAAGGAAGTGACGGAGAGTAGTGGCGAAATTATCATGTTTATCGACGAGATACATACGTTGGTAGGTGCAGGTGCTATGGAAGGCGCTATGGATGCTGCTAATATCTTAAAGCCGGCACTAGCCAGAGGAGAGCTTAGAGCCATAGGAGCAACTACTCTTAATGAGTACCAAAAATACTTTGAGAAAGATAAAGCATTAGAGCGTCGTTTTCAGAAAGTTTTTGTTGATGAGCCTTCTAATGAAGACGCTATTTCTATCCTACGTGGATTAAAAGATAGATACGAAAACCATCACAAGGTTCGTATTAAGGATGAGGCTATTATCGCAGCAGTAGAGCTCTCTACAAGGTATATAACCGACCGTTTTTTGCCAGATAAGGCTATTGATTTAATAGATGAGAGTGCAGCCAAACTGAAACTTGAGCTAAACTCTATGCCAGAGGAGCTTGATGAATTGGAACGTAAGATCCGCCAATTAGAAATAGAAAGGGAGGCAATAAAGAGGGAAAATGATGAAACTAAGTTGAAAAGCTTGAATCAGGATATATCACTATTGAATGTGCAACGTGATACCTTGAAAGCTAAGTGGTTAGAAGAAAAAGAAATAGTTGACCAGATCAATCGTTCTAAGAATGTAATAGAAGAAAGTAAACTATTGGCAGAGCAAGCGGAACGTGAAGGTGATTATGGTAAAGTAGCTGAGATACGTTACGGAAAGATACAAGAAGAAGAAGCTACTATAGAAAAACTAAGTGCACAATTGAATAATTTGGATTCAGAGCACAAAAGGTTGTTGAAAGAAGAAGTGGATGCAGAAGATATAGCAGAGAATGTTTCTAAGGCAACTGGTATCCCTGTGCAACGAATGTTACAAAGCGAACGTTCTAAGCTACTTAATTTAGAGGCTGAATTGCACAAGCGTGTAGTGGGACAGGATGAGGCGATTGAGGCAGTGGCAGATGCGATACGTAGAGGTAGGGCAGGCTTGCAGGATCCGCGCAGACCAATTGGTTCGTTTATCTTCTTAGGTACTACAGGTGTGGGTAAAACAGAGTTGGCTAAGGCGCTTGCCGAAATACTGTTTGATGACGAGAGTATGATGACGCGAATAGATATGAGTGAGTATCAAGAGAAGCATAGTGTGAGCCGATTGGTAGGTGCGCCTCCAGGATATGTAGGTTATGATGAAGGTGGACAGTTGACGGAAGCCGTTCGGAGAAAACCTTACTCTGTTGTTTTGCTTGACGAGATCGAAAAGGCACACCCTGATACATTTAATGTATTGCTTCAAGTACTTGACGATGGAAGGCTGACGGATAATAAAGGTAGAACGGTGAACTTCAAAAATACCATCATCATAATGACAAGTAATATGGGTAGCCATATTATTCAAGAAAACTTTGCAGAATTAGAAGGCAAGGATATAGATACTGTAGTTGACGCGACTAGAGAGCAGGTAATGGATGTATTAAAACAATCTGTAAGACCCGAGTTCTTAAATAGGGTAGATGATGTAATTATGTTCCGCCCATTAATGAGAAAAGAAATAAGTGGAATAATAAGGATACAGTTGCAAAATCTGCAAAAACAGTTGGAAGGTCAAGGCATACTATTAGAGTTTACAGATTATGCAGTTGACTATCTATCGCAAAAAGGTTTCGATCCGCAATATGGAGCAAGACCATTAAAGAGGGTGATACAGAAAGACATTATTAACATGTTGAGTAAGAAGATAATAGGTGGAGAAATAGATAAGGATAAAAAAGTAGTAGTAGATGTGTTTGATGGAGTTGTGGTGATTAGGAATAATGGACATGAGGTGGAAGCGTAA
- a CDS encoding OmpA family protein, with the protein MKHLLILTLLMGHINAIAQNIAYFYFDISSTQLNNIGIHKLDSLVYYNVIRQNKRYNIIGYADNTGDEIANLELSNKRARVVFDHLKYLGIDSQNINVLIGKGAVGIKGLPNQNNRRVDIIADTSTMPPSPQPPTVDIKKLKPGEKFKLDRLYFVGGMATLLESSMPTLEYLLKLLKEHPKLIIRLEGHVHHENIRYRVPSNAFSVRNNRELESSLQKLSDDRAYSVYKYLVDNGIDEKRLHWKGFSYSKFHESPKNNRRVEVRILAK; encoded by the coding sequence ATGAAACACCTATTGATCCTCACCCTATTAATGGGTCATATTAATGCCATAGCACAAAATATAGCATATTTCTACTTTGACATATCATCTACTCAACTAAATAACATCGGTATACATAAGCTTGATTCACTTGTATATTATAATGTAATACGACAAAATAAACGATATAATATAATTGGCTATGCCGACAATACTGGGGATGAAATTGCTAATCTAGAACTCTCCAACAAAAGAGCTCGAGTAGTATTTGACCACCTAAAATATTTAGGCATCGATTCACAGAACATCAATGTACTTATAGGCAAAGGAGCTGTAGGAATCAAAGGTTTGCCCAACCAAAATAATAGAAGAGTGGATATCATTGCTGACACCTCAACAATGCCTCCTAGTCCGCAACCACCAACAGTAGATATTAAAAAACTAAAACCTGGAGAGAAATTCAAATTAGACCGATTGTATTTTGTAGGAGGCATGGCTACATTATTAGAATCGTCAATGCCTACACTAGAATATTTATTAAAGCTTTTGAAAGAGCATCCTAAACTTATTATTAGACTAGAGGGGCATGTTCATCATGAAAATATAAGATATAGAGTTCCTAGCAACGCTTTTAGCGTTCGTAATAATCGAGAATTGGAATCCTCATTACAAAAACTATCCGACGACAGAGCATATTCTGTATACAAATACCTTGTAGACAATGGCATTGACGAAAAACGATTGCACTGGAAGGGTTTTTCCTATTCCAAATTTCATGAATCTCCTAAAAATAATCGTCGTGTAGAGGTTAGAATACTGGCCAAATAA